A single Candidatus Eisenbacteria bacterium DNA region contains:
- a CDS encoding O-antigen ligase family protein translates to MEETARSTPAQTSRGSRLHDASNLIIQLLFFSLILSLLFSQILFYILILLCIVDFLGGCRARREIPLFGYFLTAFIVLRSLSVPVSVAPGLSVAAIPKLITALLFFALIHFIRDARDIEKSTRLLFISAVLASLYGLFIYFTGRTERAHSFTGGYTTLGVFLASTIAFQLVHPRETKTFLPKAAWVSGLAATIFGLFFTFTRGAWTALILSVLLAAFLARKKLLVAIPILIALVLLVPPLRERALTLKDPLTHSTQRVTIWSEGMRLISEKPLEGHGLGTFRKIYPNLAGLQDKRVRNWHNDFLQVGVESGILTLLCYFMFLASLLTQGFSLGLKKENRDRGLALSLSASLFCLVVSSVFGTVLLDPTLSLLFWGLTGALGFVVSARGLRGKARLPRE, encoded by the coding sequence ATGGAAGAAACAGCAAGGAGCACACCGGCTCAGACTTCCCGGGGAAGCAGACTCCATGACGCTTCCAATCTAATCATTCAGTTACTTTTTTTCAGTCTCATCTTGTCTCTTCTTTTCTCTCAAATTTTGTTTTACATACTCATCCTGCTCTGCATTGTTGATTTTCTCGGCGGCTGCAGAGCGAGAAGGGAAATTCCGCTTTTTGGATACTTCCTTACCGCATTCATTGTTCTTCGTTCGCTTTCAGTTCCGGTGTCTGTCGCGCCGGGTCTTTCCGTTGCGGCAATTCCGAAACTGATCACAGCGCTGCTTTTCTTCGCGCTCATTCACTTCATCAGGGATGCCAGGGATATTGAGAAGAGCACAAGGCTCCTCTTCATTTCTGCCGTTCTCGCTTCACTGTACGGGCTCTTCATCTATTTCACAGGAAGGACAGAGAGGGCACATTCATTCACCGGAGGATACACGACTCTCGGCGTGTTCCTTGCCTCAACTATCGCATTTCAACTCGTACATCCGCGCGAGACCAAGACATTTCTCCCGAAAGCGGCCTGGGTCTCAGGGCTTGCAGCAACTATCTTTGGACTCTTTTTCACTTTTACCAGAGGCGCATGGACTGCTCTCATCTTGTCCGTCCTCCTTGCCGCCTTTCTGGCAAGGAAGAAGCTGCTTGTCGCAATCCCAATTCTTATCGCACTGGTCCTTCTGGTCCCGCCCCTCAGAGAGCGTGCACTTACTCTGAAGGACCCGCTTACTCACTCAACACAGAGAGTAACAATTTGGAGTGAGGGAATGAGGCTCATATCGGAAAAACCGCTCGAGGGCCACGGCCTTGGCACTTTCAGGAAGATTTATCCGAATCTTGCCGGTCTTCAAGACAAGAGGGTCCGTAACTGGCACAACGATTTTCTTCAGGTCGGTGTTGAAAGCGGGATTCTGACTTTGCTCTGCTATTTCATGTTCCTGGCATCTCTTCTGACGCAGGGGTTTTCTCTGGGGCTCAAAAAAGAAAACAGGGATCGTGGACTCGCACTTTCCCTGTCTGCCTCGCTTTTCTGCCTTGTAGTATCTTCCGTCTTCGGTACTGTCCTTCTCGATCCTACGCTTTCGCTTCTGTTTTGGGGGCTGACTGGTGCCCTCGGATTTGTTGTCTCGGCACGAGGCCTTCGGGGAAAAGCACGCCTCCCGAGAGAATAA
- a CDS encoding ABC transporter ATP-binding protein yields the protein MTTYGRLLSYMKPYKKRIAGAILCMTIYAIFSGFSIGMVSPFIKVLFSEKPLSVEVTKEKSVFEAGGLGAFQAKIEVLKLKGEKYLLASRPIVSLERICFVILVVMLLKNLFGYGQSFFMVWVEQGVMRDIRNDLFRHLHELSLSFFHSRKTGHLISRITNDVGLVRDTISSGFFNLIRDSLLLLVCLFWIFWVSWKLAVVSLLVLPPSMFVIVSLGRRLRRRSTITQERMADITSVLHETIGGIRIVKAFGMEDLETRKFEGRNRAYFRSFVRLRRVGALASPLVEYLGVICATAVLWFGGHQIFVAKSLEPNLFFVFVFAMLSLMVPLKTLSNVNVTIQEGLAAATRIFSLLDTKPMVNEKENAIEIKEFRRSISFEDVTFNYESGDRVLKKISFEVKPGEAVAIVGPSGAGKSTLVDLIPRFYDPVEGSVTIDGKDLRELKLSSLRALIGIVTQETILFNDTVRSNIAYGKEGATREEVENAAKVAHAHDFIVSFPEAYDAVIGERGVKLSGGERQRIALARAILRNPQILILDEATSALDSESERYVQEAIHHLMEKRTSFVIAHRLSTIQNATRIIVLDDGRIVEEGTHDELLEMGGTYKKLYEMQFAT from the coding sequence ATGACGACCTACGGACGGCTGCTTAGCTACATGAAGCCTTACAAGAAGAGGATCGCCGGTGCCATCCTCTGCATGACCATATATGCAATCTTCAGCGGTTTTTCGATAGGGATGGTCTCACCTTTCATCAAGGTGCTCTTCTCGGAAAAACCCCTGAGCGTTGAGGTCACAAAAGAGAAGTCGGTCTTTGAGGCGGGGGGCCTTGGGGCATTTCAGGCGAAGATTGAAGTGCTGAAGCTCAAGGGGGAAAAATATCTCCTTGCATCAAGGCCGATAGTGTCGCTCGAAAGAATCTGCTTTGTAATCCTCGTGGTCATGCTTCTCAAGAACCTATTCGGCTACGGCCAGTCCTTCTTCATGGTCTGGGTCGAACAGGGGGTAATGCGTGACATACGAAACGATCTCTTCAGACACCTTCACGAGCTCTCTCTGTCCTTCTTTCATTCAAGAAAGACCGGCCATTTGATTTCGAGGATAACAAACGATGTTGGGCTTGTCCGGGACACAATCTCTTCGGGTTTCTTTAACCTCATAAGGGATAGTCTGCTTCTTTTGGTCTGCCTCTTCTGGATATTCTGGGTGAGCTGGAAGCTCGCCGTAGTTTCTCTTCTGGTCCTGCCGCCCAGCATGTTTGTCATCGTGTCGCTGGGAAGAAGATTGAGAAGAAGAAGCACAATAACTCAGGAGAGAATGGCCGACATAACCTCAGTGCTTCACGAGACTATCGGAGGCATCAGGATCGTGAAGGCGTTCGGCATGGAGGATCTGGAGACCAGGAAATTCGAGGGCAGGAACCGGGCATACTTCCGGTCATTCGTAAGGTTAAGAAGGGTGGGAGCTCTTGCCAGCCCGCTGGTTGAATACCTGGGAGTCATCTGCGCCACTGCCGTGCTCTGGTTCGGCGGTCATCAGATTTTCGTGGCAAAGAGTTTGGAGCCGAACCTCTTCTTCGTCTTTGTTTTTGCAATGCTCTCGCTGATGGTCCCGCTAAAAACCTTGAGCAACGTCAATGTGACAATTCAAGAGGGACTTGCTGCCGCGACAAGAATCTTCAGTCTTCTTGATACGAAGCCCATGGTGAACGAGAAGGAGAATGCAATCGAGATCAAGGAATTCAGGAGATCGATCTCCTTCGAAGACGTCACATTCAATTATGAGTCCGGCGATAGAGTCCTGAAGAAAATAAGTTTCGAAGTGAAGCCCGGCGAGGCAGTCGCGATCGTGGGACCGAGCGGCGCCGGGAAGTCAACTCTCGTTGACCTCATCCCGCGCTTCTACGACCCTGTTGAGGGTTCTGTGACGATAGACGGGAAGGATCTGCGAGAGCTCAAGCTGAGCTCGCTGAGAGCGCTCATAGGGATTGTCACTCAGGAGACCATACTCTTCAACGACACCGTCAGGAGCAACATCGCGTACGGAAAGGAGGGAGCAACACGGGAGGAGGTGGAGAACGCTGCGAAAGTTGCACATGCTCACGATTTCATTGTCTCATTTCCGGAAGCGTACGACGCCGTGATCGGCGAAAGGGGTGTTAAGCTTTCTGGAGGAGAGAGGCAGCGGATCGCTCTGGCAAGGGCAATACTCAGGAATCCGCAAATCCTCATACTCGATGAGGCGACCTCGGCTCTTGACAGCGAATCGGAACGATACGTGCAGGAAGCAATACATCATCTCATGGAGAAACGCACTTCGTTTGTGATAGCACACAGACTCTCTACGATTCAGAATGCAACCAGGATTATCGTTCTCGATGACGGCAGAATCGTCGAGGAAGGGACTCACGATGAACTTCTCGAAATGGGAGGCACTTATAAGAAGCTTTACGAAATGCAGTTCGCGACCTAG
- a CDS encoding DUF502 domain-containing protein — MFRKLQKTLRSKFIAGILIVIPLGITYLMLRLLFNTVDNILAPLLTRLIGFKIPGLGLIATLIIIFALGFLAANVLGKRFILYLDGLMRRVPLVRSIYVSSKQFLEAVSVPASQSFKRVVIIEYPRKGIFAVGFVTKERVEAPAGSGRLTAVFIPSPPNPATGMVVLVEKSEIIDTDLNIEEAIKIILSGGVLFPEGLVPRQQIRGHQSAPKTEAKA; from the coding sequence ATGTTCAGAAAACTGCAGAAAACGCTGAGAAGCAAGTTCATAGCCGGGATTCTCATTGTCATCCCTCTCGGCATAACCTACCTCATGTTGCGCCTTCTCTTCAACACCGTTGACAACATTCTTGCGCCCCTGCTGACCAGATTGATTGGTTTCAAAATCCCCGGTCTTGGACTTATCGCTACTCTTATCATCATCTTCGCCCTTGGTTTTCTTGCCGCGAATGTCCTCGGGAAGAGGTTCATTTTGTACCTTGACGGTCTCATGCGAAGGGTCCCGCTTGTGCGAAGCATTTACGTCTCGTCCAAGCAGTTTCTTGAAGCCGTCTCTGTTCCCGCGTCCCAGAGTTTCAAAAGAGTTGTGATTATCGAATATCCGAGGAAAGGCATTTTTGCGGTTGGGTTCGTGACAAAGGAACGAGTTGAAGCCCCCGCTGGGTCCGGCAGGCTCACGGCAGTCTTCATCCCTAGTCCCCCTAACCCCGCGACTGGGATGGTGGTTCTGGTCGAGAAGAGTGAGATTATCGACACGGATCTCAACATCGAAGAGGCGATAAAAATTATTCTCTCGGGAGGCGTGCTTTTCCCCGAAGGCCTCGTGCCGAGACAACAAATCCGAGGGCACCAGTCAGCCCCCAAAACAGAAGCGAAAGCGTAG
- a CDS encoding glycosyltransferase family 2 protein, protein MKVSGFTFVRNAMKLGYPVVESIESVLPLCDEFVVNVANSEDDTLALLRKIGSPKVKLMESEWDENLRQGGKLLSILTNKALQEVSGDWAFYVQADEVLHEDDAPAVASSMERFLDEPSVDGLLFDYVHFYGSYGTVARGRRWYRREVRVVKTGRGINSWKDAQGFRKNGRKLTAALAGARMFHYGWARDESLMREKTREFDKLWHDDEWIEKEHGTKQGESFVQEDETYRFEGTHPAVMKKRIESVKAGNYSPRPYFSFREHSAREILLHAVERVSGIRVGEYKNYRLFKE, encoded by the coding sequence ATGAAAGTCTCGGGTTTCACGTTTGTGCGAAACGCGATGAAGCTCGGCTATCCTGTCGTCGAATCGATTGAATCCGTCCTTCCACTCTGTGACGAATTCGTGGTCAATGTTGCAAACTCTGAGGACGATACTCTGGCCCTGCTGCGGAAGATCGGTTCGCCGAAAGTGAAACTGATGGAATCCGAATGGGACGAAAACCTGAGGCAAGGCGGGAAGCTCCTTTCCATTCTGACAAACAAAGCCCTTCAAGAAGTGAGCGGGGACTGGGCTTTCTACGTTCAGGCGGATGAAGTCCTTCATGAGGACGACGCTCCCGCTGTGGCAAGCTCGATGGAGAGATTCCTGGACGAACCCTCTGTTGACGGGCTACTCTTCGACTACGTTCATTTCTACGGAAGCTACGGCACCGTCGCAAGAGGCAGAAGATGGTACAGAAGAGAGGTCAGGGTTGTGAAGACCGGAAGGGGAATCAACTCCTGGAAGGACGCCCAGGGATTCAGAAAGAACGGAAGAAAACTAACGGCTGCACTCGCAGGAGCAAGGATGTTTCATTACGGCTGGGCGCGAGACGAAAGCCTGATGAGGGAAAAGACGAGAGAATTCGATAAACTGTGGCATGATGATGAGTGGATTGAAAAAGAGCATGGGACAAAACAGGGAGAATCATTCGTACAGGAGGATGAAACCTATCGCTTCGAAGGAACGCACCCGGCTGTCATGAAGAAGCGGATCGAGAGTGTCAAAGCCGGGAATTATTCCCCAAGACCTTATTTCTCATTCAGAGAACATTCGGCAAGAGAGATCCTTCTTCACGCTGTGGAAAGAGTTTCAGGCATCAGAGTCGGTGAATACAAGAACTACAGGTTGTTCAAGGAGTAG
- a CDS encoding HAD family hydrolase, whose translation MERKRGVFLDRDGTIIEDIPYLGDPKDVKLIPGSADAIRMLNERGIAVVVITNQSGIARKLFSRNDLEEVHRRMVQLIKEAGGELDGVFYCPHHPEFDVECECRKPKPGLVLMAADRLKLDLPRSYTIGDNPTDVLCGMNAGTKTVLIRKVHDEPDPARVGEISAADLRPDFVADNLLEAVKWLVKRDENDRS comes from the coding sequence TTGGAAAGAAAGAGGGGCGTTTTTCTTGACAGGGATGGAACGATCATTGAAGACATCCCGTATCTTGGCGACCCAAAAGATGTGAAGCTTATCCCCGGGAGTGCCGATGCAATTAGGATGCTGAACGAAAGAGGCATCGCGGTTGTTGTCATCACCAATCAGTCCGGCATTGCAAGAAAGCTTTTTTCGAGGAATGACCTTGAGGAAGTCCATAGGAGGATGGTGCAGCTCATAAAGGAAGCCGGCGGCGAGCTGGACGGAGTTTTCTACTGTCCTCACCATCCTGAGTTTGACGTCGAATGCGAGTGTAGAAAACCGAAGCCGGGGCTTGTCCTGATGGCCGCTGACAGGCTCAAGCTGGACTTGCCGCGATCATACACAATCGGGGACAACCCGACTGATGTCCTGTGCGGGATGAACGCCGGCACGAAGACCGTGCTCATAAGAAAAGTGCACGACGAGCCAGATCCGGCGCGGGTGGGCGAGATTTCCGCAGCGGATCTGAGGCCGGATTTTGTCGCGGACAATCTCCTGGAAGCGGTCAAGTGGCTGGTCAAGAGAGATGAGAACGATCGCAGCTAG
- a CDS encoding glycosyltransferase family 9 protein, translating to MQKSALVVRLSSLGDVVLASSIPGALKNGIPGINITFVTKAQYVPVLKYNPFIDCLIGLENSDLSPSGMLRLISRLRRSEFDYVIDLHGNLRALIISGFAKSGMNVRVRKDGIRRRAFVHGLFRDSYRREHAARTYLKTVAGILGQVPDLAPEVYVGQDEMRSAVSFVGRIDGLKSPVIGVCPGARWPAKMWGQEKFGQLVRLITRELGGTAIVFLDEAGVVTPQGMAIEENDRSVFAFRGELGVVAALLSLGNAVVTNDSGLMHLSCALGKHVVAIFGPTTPELGFSPLGDGHRIVSKGLACQPCSVHGEKKCRLGTLECMESVSVDGVFHALKSVLGLS from the coding sequence ATGCAGAAATCGGCCCTTGTAGTCCGTTTGAGCTCGCTTGGCGACGTGGTGCTCGCGTCTAGCATTCCTGGAGCGCTTAAGAACGGGATACCCGGGATCAACATTACCTTCGTCACCAAGGCTCAATACGTCCCGGTGCTGAAATACAACCCATTCATTGATTGCCTGATCGGACTTGAGAATAGTGATCTCAGCCCGTCCGGTATGCTTCGGCTCATTTCACGGTTGAGGAGGTCTGAATTCGACTATGTAATTGACCTTCACGGAAACCTCAGAGCGCTGATAATCTCCGGGTTCGCAAAGAGCGGGATGAACGTCAGAGTGAGGAAGGACGGCATAAGAAGAAGGGCATTTGTCCACGGACTGTTTAGAGACAGTTACAGGAGAGAACATGCCGCCCGGACTTACCTGAAAACGGTAGCCGGAATTCTGGGACAGGTTCCGGATCTTGCTCCCGAGGTCTATGTCGGTCAGGACGAGATGCGCAGCGCTGTGTCCTTCGTCGGAAGAATTGACGGACTGAAGTCTCCGGTTATCGGTGTTTGCCCCGGGGCGAGATGGCCGGCCAAGATGTGGGGGCAGGAAAAGTTCGGCCAACTTGTCCGTCTCATCACCCGTGAACTGGGCGGGACGGCTATCGTGTTCCTTGATGAGGCCGGAGTCGTGACCCCCCAGGGGATGGCCATCGAAGAGAATGACAGATCCGTTTTCGCCTTCAGAGGTGAGCTCGGTGTCGTGGCTGCGTTGCTATCGCTTGGCAACGCGGTCGTGACGAACGATTCGGGATTGATGCACCTGAGCTGCGCACTTGGAAAGCATGTTGTCGCAATCTTCGGTCCGACGACGCCGGAGCTTGGTTTTTCGCCGCTCGGAGACGGACACCGGATAGTTTCAAAGGGACTTGCGTGCCAGCCCTGCTCGGTGCATGGTGAGAAGAAATGCAGACTGGGCACTCTGGAATGTATGGAATCAGTATCTGTGGATGGCGTGTTTCATGCCTTGAAGTCGGTCTTGGGCTTATCCTGA
- a CDS encoding radical SAM protein, with translation MGNIPLQSGIVYGPVNSRRLGKSLGLNILPDSYKFCTFDCVYCQYGWTHVHSLDAGEKAGELPSPGEIDLALTRAMEELVGKKTRVDYITFSGNGESTLHPKFPEAVEIARHLRDRYVPEAKLAILSNSSTANRKDVRKALGRLDVRIMKLDAGSAEIIRKLNRPSEGIEFEAIVEGLKTLKSVTIQSLFVDGQFGNSGQREVEKWLAALEEIAPIEVQIYTLDRAPASDKVIAIDRKRLEAIAKKAQERGFKVTPYWRE, from the coding sequence ATGGGAAACATTCCTCTTCAAAGCGGAATTGTCTACGGACCGGTGAATTCAAGACGACTCGGGAAGTCACTCGGTCTTAATATACTTCCCGATTCATACAAGTTCTGCACGTTTGACTGCGTGTACTGCCAGTACGGCTGGACTCACGTCCATTCGCTGGATGCGGGAGAAAAGGCAGGCGAACTTCCAAGCCCGGGAGAGATAGACCTGGCACTCACACGCGCGATGGAAGAGCTCGTTGGTAAGAAAACTAGAGTTGATTACATAACATTTTCTGGAAACGGCGAGTCAACGCTTCACCCGAAGTTCCCAGAAGCAGTGGAAATTGCACGCCATCTCAGAGACAGGTACGTCCCCGAAGCGAAGCTTGCAATACTCTCCAACTCCTCCACAGCGAATCGCAAGGACGTGAGGAAAGCGCTTGGGAGACTCGATGTGCGAATAATGAAATTAGATGCGGGCAGCGCGGAGATTATCAGGAAATTGAATCGGCCTTCCGAAGGAATCGAGTTCGAGGCGATTGTAGAGGGGTTGAAGACGCTCAAATCGGTGACAATTCAATCGCTCTTTGTCGACGGGCAGTTCGGCAACTCAGGACAGAGAGAGGTCGAAAAGTGGCTCGCAGCTCTTGAGGAGATAGCACCAATAGAGGTTCAGATATACACGCTTGACCGGGCTCCCGCCTCTGACAAAGTCATCGCAATTGACAGAAAGAGGCTCGAAGCGATCGCGAAGAAAGCTCAGGAGAGAGGCTTCAAAGTAACTCCCTACTGGAGAGAGTAA
- the waaF gene encoding lipopolysaccharide heptosyltransferase II produces MNAGPSILIRTPNWLGDTILTTPAITGVVNANPDSTISILAPSALGELFAHDGRFEEVITFRREEVSGSLRGAISLAKEIRKIGFDKFLIFPNSFSSALTAFLSGTRDRIGYSAECRRPLLTKALRFRKDRKKTHRVLLYADIAALVGCTPDDGLPLRLDLPQEESDPLLELSGYSPRSDAPLVAIAPSSFASSRRWPVERFALLADRLAQSFGAKIVLLGSVSDAHIAFGMSGIMKTPPISLVGKTSLLSLSAVLRRMNLLIANDSGVVHLACALGIPYLVLFGAGDPSVTGPWHGRGKLISKELDCSPCVKQTCSKDLECMKAISVDEVFAEVSVLIEHDRGRI; encoded by the coding sequence ATGAACGCAGGTCCATCAATTCTCATAAGAACTCCTAATTGGCTGGGCGACACGATACTCACCACCCCGGCAATAACCGGAGTGGTGAACGCAAATCCCGATTCGACAATCTCCATTCTGGCTCCGTCAGCTCTTGGCGAGCTCTTCGCTCATGACGGGAGGTTCGAGGAGGTAATCACTTTCAGGCGGGAAGAGGTTTCGGGTTCGCTTCGAGGGGCGATCTCCCTTGCGAAAGAAATTAGGAAGATCGGCTTCGATAAGTTTCTCATTTTTCCCAACTCCTTCTCGTCAGCATTGACGGCCTTTCTATCCGGAACCCGTGATAGGATCGGCTATTCTGCCGAGTGCCGCCGGCCGCTTCTGACCAAGGCCCTTCGCTTCAGGAAAGACCGGAAGAAAACTCACCGTGTGCTCCTCTATGCCGACATTGCCGCGCTTGTGGGCTGTACTCCTGATGATGGTTTGCCCTTGCGGCTCGATCTTCCTCAGGAGGAATCCGATCCTCTCCTGGAGCTCTCAGGATATTCACCGAGGAGCGATGCACCCTTGGTTGCCATCGCGCCATCCTCGTTTGCTTCATCAAGAAGATGGCCGGTCGAACGATTCGCACTTCTCGCAGACCGCCTCGCACAGAGCTTTGGTGCAAAGATCGTTCTTCTTGGAAGCGTCAGCGACGCGCACATTGCCTTCGGGATGAGCGGGATCATGAAGACTCCTCCCATTTCCCTCGTTGGGAAGACCAGCCTCCTCTCCCTTTCAGCTGTCCTCAGAAGAATGAACCTCTTGATTGCGAACGACTCAGGCGTCGTGCATCTGGCGTGCGCACTTGGCATTCCTTATCTGGTTCTTTTCGGAGCGGGAGATCCTTCCGTAACGGGACCGTGGCACGGCCGCGGCAAACTCATCAGTAAGGAACTCGACTGCTCTCCTTGCGTGAAACAGACATGCAGCAAAGACCTCGAATGCATGAAGGCAATATCAGTCGACGAGGTTTTCGCCGAGGTATCAGTCCTTATCGAGCATGACCGCGGAAGAATCTAG
- the lon gene encoding endopeptidase La translates to MPKGGQKTAAEPREVIEIPAELPALPVTDTVVFPYMMLPLVISDKKLVRMADESLATNKIIAIFARKYPEGEEPAAEDLYSVGTASTILKMLRFPDNSMRLLVQGIGRVKLESVVQTEPYLKVRLSAITEDNRKTEETSALMKNVTNLFQKLVESVSYLPEELKVLSMNIEEPGRLADIVASNLNVEVARKQEILETVDAKERLQKVAVILARELELLEIGQKIQSDVKTEMDRGQREYYLRQQLKAIQKELGEVDERTQEADELREKIKKAQMPHEAEEAALKEVERLSKMAVAAAEYTVSRTYLDWLVSLPWSVSSGEEINVGEAAKILEEDHHDLEKVKERILEYLAVRKLKKNPKGPILCLVGPPGVGKTSLGMSIARALGRKFVRMSLGGMRDEAEIRGHRRTYIGALPGRIIQGMRKAESNNPVFMLDEVDKIGADFRGDPAAALLEVLDPEQNFSFSDHYLSVAFDLSKVVFITTANLLDPIPTVLRDRMEVLELPGYTREEKLIIAKKYLVPRQYEENGISQESLVFKDDAVREIISNYTMEAGVRNLEREIATVCRKVARQIAEGKDTSVSLTAKNLSDFLGPEKFFSEIAQRNDEVGVATGLAWTAMGGEIMFVEAQKMKGGKSLSLTGNLGEVMKESAQAALSYVRSLSKELGVKENFFDATDIHIHVPAGSIPKDGPSAGVAMVTCLASLVTGIPVKHDVAMTGEITLRGRVLPIGGVRQKVLAAHRAGIKTVVLPRKNEKDLVEVPEEVRKEIKFVFVERIDEMLSATLSSPVLKPTEAAVSRDRAPSRGVAQALRTSPDVKKQHSRARKNT, encoded by the coding sequence ATGCCAAAGGGAGGCCAAAAAACAGCGGCTGAACCCCGGGAAGTCATCGAGATTCCGGCGGAGCTTCCTGCTCTTCCTGTCACGGATACCGTTGTATTCCCGTACATGATGCTCCCGCTTGTCATAAGTGACAAGAAGCTCGTCAGAATGGCGGATGAGAGTCTTGCCACAAACAAGATCATAGCCATATTTGCGAGAAAATACCCGGAGGGAGAGGAACCTGCCGCCGAAGACCTTTATTCAGTAGGAACTGCCTCGACGATCCTGAAGATGCTGAGATTTCCGGATAACTCGATGAGGCTCCTTGTCCAGGGTATTGGCAGGGTGAAGCTTGAAAGCGTCGTGCAGACCGAACCCTATCTCAAGGTGCGGCTTTCGGCCATTACCGAGGACAATAGAAAAACCGAAGAGACAAGCGCTCTCATGAAGAACGTCACAAACCTGTTCCAGAAACTTGTGGAATCGGTCTCTTATCTTCCTGAAGAGCTCAAAGTCCTTTCGATGAATATTGAAGAGCCGGGAAGACTCGCAGATATCGTTGCATCGAATCTCAATGTCGAGGTCGCCAGAAAGCAGGAAATTCTGGAGACAGTTGACGCGAAAGAGAGACTCCAGAAAGTTGCTGTTATCCTGGCAAGAGAGCTCGAGCTCCTCGAAATCGGCCAGAAGATTCAATCCGACGTCAAGACTGAAATGGACAGAGGGCAAAGGGAGTACTACCTGAGGCAGCAGCTCAAGGCAATTCAGAAAGAGCTCGGCGAGGTTGATGAGAGGACGCAGGAGGCAGACGAGCTGAGAGAAAAGATCAAGAAAGCTCAGATGCCTCACGAAGCAGAGGAAGCTGCGCTCAAAGAGGTCGAGAGACTGTCCAAGATGGCCGTTGCCGCAGCCGAGTACACCGTATCAAGAACCTACCTCGACTGGCTCGTCAGCCTGCCGTGGAGTGTGTCCAGCGGCGAGGAGATAAATGTTGGTGAGGCGGCTAAGATTCTCGAAGAGGATCACCACGATCTTGAAAAGGTGAAAGAAAGAATCCTCGAATACCTGGCGGTAAGGAAGCTGAAAAAGAACCCCAAAGGCCCGATTCTCTGCCTTGTCGGTCCGCCCGGAGTCGGTAAGACCTCGCTTGGAATGTCGATCGCGAGAGCCCTGGGAAGGAAGTTCGTGAGGATGTCTCTTGGAGGAATGAGAGATGAAGCAGAGATAAGAGGACACAGGCGAACCTACATCGGCGCTCTGCCGGGAAGAATTATTCAGGGAATGCGGAAGGCGGAATCGAACAATCCGGTTTTCATGCTGGATGAGGTTGACAAAATCGGAGCGGACTTCAGGGGCGACCCGGCCGCTGCACTGCTTGAGGTCCTTGACCCGGAGCAGAACTTCTCATTTTCCGATCACTACCTGAGTGTCGCCTTCGATCTTTCCAAAGTTGTTTTCATAACCACAGCTAATCTGCTTGACCCGATTCCCACCGTCTTGAGGGACAGGATGGAAGTGCTTGAGCTTCCCGGTTACACAAGGGAAGAGAAGCTCATCATCGCAAAGAAGTACCTCGTCCCACGGCAGTACGAGGAGAACGGCATCAGCCAGGAGTCTCTTGTTTTCAAGGACGATGCGGTAAGGGAAATTATCTCAAACTACACCATGGAAGCAGGCGTGAGAAATCTTGAGCGGGAGATTGCAACGGTCTGCCGGAAAGTGGCAAGGCAGATTGCGGAGGGAAAGGATACAAGCGTCAGCCTCACGGCAAAGAATCTGTCTGATTTCCTGGGTCCGGAGAAGTTTTTCTCCGAGATTGCCCAGAGGAACGATGAAGTTGGTGTGGCGACCGGCCTTGCCTGGACGGCGATGGGCGGCGAAATCATGTTTGTCGAAGCTCAGAAGATGAAAGGTGGAAAATCACTTTCGCTTACCGGCAACCTTGGCGAGGTCATGAAGGAATCCGCACAGGCGGCGCTGAGCTATGTCAGGTCGCTTTCGAAAGAACTTGGAGTGAAGGAAAATTTCTTTGATGCAACCGACATTCATATTCATGTGCCTGCCGGCTCAATCCCGAAGGACGGGCCTTCGGCAGGCGTTGCCATGGTCACATGCCTTGCCTCGCTTGTCACCGGGATCCCGGTGAAACACGATGTTGCGATGACTGGAGAAATCACGTTGAGAGGAAGGGTGCTTCCGATCGGTGGTGTGAGGCAAAAAGTTCTTGCCGCACATAGAGCCGGAATCAAGACAGTTGTTCTGCCAAGAAAAAACGAAAAGGACCTGGTTGAAGTTCCGGAAGAAGTAAGAAAAGAGATCAAGTTTGTCTTCGTCGAAAGAATTGATGAAATGCTTAGCGCTACTCTTTCGTCTCCAGTGCTCAAGCCAACTGAGGCGGCAGTTTCGCGCGATAGGGCTCCGTCCCGTGGAGTTGCCCAGGCTCTAAGAACATCGCCAGATGTTAAGAAACAGCACTCCCGGGCCCGCAAGAACACATAG